One region of Halomicrobium urmianum genomic DNA includes:
- a CDS encoding MBL fold metallo-hydrolase, with the protein MVENITAEQLADRIDADEQFTLIDTRPEDSFEAWHVRDAENVPYDPDEGLSEDQLNEVDELVDGQPVVAICGKGLTSTPFAIKLDEKGYEDVSAVTGGMEEWSKVYEVVPIETSSDDLVVRQVQRRAKGCLGYVVGSKAAQEAVVVDATRQADQFKVAAQDVGLSIARVLDTHVHADHISGSPALADDIGVPYHLGERASERDVEYEYEPVSDGDTIEVGDVEIEALHTPGHTSEMMSYLVDGELLLTGDTLFVDSVGRTELQFGEDDASRGAELLYDSLHETILDLPDDTRILPGHLTVTNDGRYENGSPGDPIEARLGNLREELDFLGLDRDAFVERLTEDAPEKPPNYETVIAVNTGKESVDDEGEATELELGPNNCAA; encoded by the coding sequence ATGGTCGAGAACATCACTGCGGAACAACTCGCGGACAGGATCGACGCCGACGAACAGTTCACGCTCATCGACACGCGTCCCGAAGACAGCTTCGAGGCCTGGCACGTGCGCGACGCGGAGAACGTTCCCTACGACCCTGACGAGGGGTTGAGCGAGGACCAGCTGAACGAGGTGGACGAACTGGTCGACGGCCAGCCGGTGGTCGCTATCTGCGGGAAGGGCCTGACGTCGACGCCGTTCGCGATCAAGCTGGACGAGAAGGGGTACGAGGACGTCTCGGCCGTCACCGGCGGGATGGAGGAGTGGAGTAAAGTCTACGAGGTCGTCCCCATCGAGACGTCCAGCGACGATCTCGTCGTTCGGCAGGTCCAGCGCCGAGCGAAGGGCTGTCTCGGCTACGTTGTCGGCTCGAAAGCGGCGCAGGAGGCCGTCGTCGTCGACGCGACCAGACAGGCCGACCAGTTCAAAGTCGCCGCCCAGGACGTCGGGCTCTCGATTGCGCGCGTCCTCGACACGCACGTCCACGCCGATCACATCTCCGGGAGTCCGGCCCTCGCCGACGATATCGGGGTTCCCTATCACCTCGGCGAGCGGGCCAGTGAACGCGACGTCGAGTACGAGTACGAACCGGTGTCAGACGGGGACACTATCGAAGTCGGTGACGTCGAGATCGAGGCCCTCCACACGCCGGGGCACACCTCGGAGATGATGAGCTACCTCGTCGACGGCGAACTCCTGTTGACCGGCGACACGCTGTTCGTCGACTCCGTCGGCCGGACGGAACTCCAGTTCGGCGAGGACGACGCCTCGCGCGGAGCGGAACTGCTGTACGACTCGCTCCACGAGACGATCCTCGACCTCCCGGACGACACGCGGATTCTGCCGGGCCACCTCACGGTCACGAACGACGGGCGCTACGAGAACGGCTCGCCCGGCGACCCCATCGAGGCCCGGCTCGGCAACCTGCGCGAGGAACTCGACTTCCTCGGGCTCGACCGCGACGCGTTCGTCGAGCGGTTGACCGAGGACGCCCCGGAGAAGCCCCCGAACTACGAGACGGTCATCGCCGTCAACACCGGCAAAGAGTCCGTCGACGACGAGGGCGAGGCGACGGAACTCGAACTGGGGCCGAACAACTGTGCCGCCTAG
- a CDS encoding 5'-nucleotidase C-terminal domain-containing protein translates to MNGNETSIAEWKSLDGDATGDDAGAPDAVFAHVSDLHGQLSPRHQVYYDNQTSRPDFDFGDDDRVVERGGGIPLLAAKLDELRESYDVCTLMSGDTFHGSAVTTYTDGRAMLAPINEHVAPDVYVPGNWDYSNEAAEDGNFVELMDGLDAPILANNLYDWETDERLYDAYSVLEVGGLSVGVVGMTNVYVDRMAPAFYEGKYRFGKHPALLEESAQAAREDGVDVVVAVTEIGLPWMVQAAKDCASVDVMFSAHTHEYTYDPIVVEETETVVVESGMGEALGRVDLRVRDGEVQFRHHLYCLTEDGEHTPEPDADAEETVEAVRAPFFESDPGFERGAGTLDRPLDAVVGRTEKPLYRQSFLESAWNTLFNDALQAHFDTDLAVSHGFRYGTAIPPGDITLGQLYTFFPMTTPVARGVAYGQQLTNHMEEFLEDNFTPYPYDQEDGRVRNFSSNVEVTVDPTAKRGRRLVEMRIDGEPIDPEETYSVATFRRPGDPERDLGNCGFPFRDVEVEEGTIPIDVIVEYLDDHSPVDYEVTGLIEPADDGGRAQNTPADGPYPFIQPGVDYQAGEAYCETSMIPRGNAFPEDGRNRKR, encoded by the coding sequence ATGAACGGGAACGAGACGTCCATCGCCGAGTGGAAGTCCCTCGACGGTGACGCTACCGGCGACGACGCGGGCGCTCCCGACGCGGTCTTCGCGCACGTCAGCGACCTCCACGGACAGCTATCGCCGCGCCATCAGGTCTACTACGACAATCAGACGTCGAGGCCGGACTTCGACTTCGGGGACGACGACCGCGTCGTCGAGCGCGGCGGCGGGATCCCACTGCTCGCAGCCAAGCTCGACGAGCTCCGCGAGAGCTACGACGTCTGTACGCTGATGAGCGGTGACACCTTCCACGGCTCCGCCGTGACCACCTACACCGACGGGCGAGCGATGCTCGCCCCCATCAACGAGCACGTTGCGCCCGACGTCTACGTTCCCGGCAACTGGGATTACTCGAACGAGGCCGCCGAGGACGGCAACTTCGTGGAACTGATGGACGGTCTCGACGCCCCGATTCTCGCGAACAACCTCTACGACTGGGAGACCGACGAGCGGTTGTACGACGCGTACAGCGTCCTCGAAGTCGGCGGACTCTCCGTGGGCGTCGTCGGGATGACGAACGTCTACGTCGACCGGATGGCGCCCGCGTTCTACGAGGGGAAGTACCGCTTCGGCAAGCACCCCGCACTCCTCGAAGAGTCCGCACAGGCCGCCCGCGAGGACGGCGTCGACGTCGTGGTCGCGGTCACCGAGATCGGCCTCCCGTGGATGGTCCAGGCCGCAAAGGACTGTGCGAGCGTGGACGTGATGTTCAGCGCGCACACCCACGAGTACACCTACGACCCGATCGTCGTCGAGGAGACCGAAACGGTCGTCGTCGAGTCGGGCATGGGCGAGGCGCTCGGCCGCGTGGACCTCCGAGTTCGAGACGGGGAGGTGCAGTTCCGTCACCACCTCTACTGTCTGACCGAGGACGGCGAGCACACCCCGGAACCGGACGCCGATGCGGAGGAGACAGTCGAAGCCGTGCGTGCGCCCTTCTTCGAGTCCGACCCGGGATTCGAGCGGGGGGCTGGGACGCTCGATCGACCGCTGGACGCGGTCGTCGGCCGGACGGAAAAACCACTCTACCGGCAGTCGTTCCTCGAGAGCGCGTGGAACACGCTGTTCAACGACGCACTGCAGGCGCACTTCGACACCGACCTCGCCGTCTCACACGGGTTCCGGTACGGGACCGCTATCCCGCCCGGCGACATCACGCTCGGTCAGCTGTACACGTTCTTCCCGATGACGACGCCCGTCGCCCGCGGCGTCGCGTACGGCCAGCAACTCACGAACCACATGGAGGAGTTCCTCGAAGACAACTTCACTCCCTACCCATACGACCAGGAAGACGGTCGGGTCCGCAACTTCTCCTCGAACGTTGAGGTGACCGTCGACCCGACCGCCAAGCGCGGCCGTCGCCTCGTCGAGATGCGAATCGACGGCGAACCGATCGATCCCGAGGAGACGTACTCGGTGGCGACGTTCCGCCGTCCCGGCGACCCAGAGCGCGACCTCGGCAACTGCGGGTTTCCGTTCCGGGACGTCGAGGTCGAGGAGGGTACGATACCGATCGACGTCATCGTCGAGTACCTCGACGACCACTCCCCCGTCGACTACGAGGTGACGGGGCTGATCGAGCCCGCAGACGACGGCGGCCGGGCGCAGAACACGCCCGCAGACGGGCCGTACCCATTCATCCAACCGGGCGTCGACTATCAGGCCGGTGAGGCCTACTGCGAGACGTCCATGATTCCCCGTGGGAACGCCTTCCCCGAAGACGGGCGGAACCGGAAGCGCTAG
- a CDS encoding sulfite exporter TauE/SafE family protein yields the protein MTSNWVTTGLSSVVILVASVVHGIAGFGFAQVSMGLMPLFRSPSSASIIFTATAVVSNARVWWSVRDAFDWRKWIVPVGGLVVGMPLGIYVFSRFDEAQMRVAIGAVLVVAVVVVGATQQLDVVTDWIEARDYRPGKIIGATAGLLAGIFGGAVAVPGPPMIVYGAFMSASGFWSDEEMKATFTAFFGTLMLYRLGSLTYTGSVTTPLMIEAAVAIPMVFLGAWVGVYIFDHIPERIFQWLVLVLLTVNAFVLLFTAVPEL from the coding sequence ATGACGAGTAACTGGGTAACGACGGGGCTGTCTTCGGTCGTCATCCTCGTCGCGTCCGTGGTTCACGGTATTGCTGGCTTCGGTTTCGCGCAGGTGTCGATGGGACTGATGCCGCTGTTTCGGTCGCCCTCGAGCGCGTCGATCATCTTCACGGCGACGGCGGTGGTGAGCAACGCCCGCGTCTGGTGGAGCGTCCGGGACGCGTTCGACTGGCGAAAGTGGATCGTCCCCGTCGGCGGGCTCGTCGTCGGGATGCCGCTCGGTATCTACGTGTTCAGTCGGTTCGACGAGGCGCAGATGCGCGTCGCCATCGGGGCCGTCCTCGTGGTAGCGGTCGTCGTCGTGGGAGCGACTCAGCAACTCGACGTCGTCACGGACTGGATCGAAGCGAGAGACTACCGACCGGGGAAGATTATCGGTGCGACGGCTGGTCTCCTCGCGGGGATTTTCGGCGGTGCCGTCGCCGTTCCCGGCCCGCCGATGATCGTTTACGGGGCGTTCATGTCGGCCAGCGGGTTCTGGAGCGACGAAGAGATGAAGGCCACGTTCACCGCCTTCTTCGGAACGCTCATGCTGTATCGGCTGGGGAGTCTCACGTATACCGGGTCGGTGACGACGCCACTGATGATCGAGGCCGCCGTCGCGATTCCGATGGTGTTCCTCGGTGCCTGGGTCGGCGTGTACATCTTCGACCACATCCCCGAGCGCATCTTCCAGTGGCTCGTGCTGGTACTGCTGACCGTGAACGCGTTCGTCCTCCTGTTCACGGCAGTTCCGGAACTCTGA